The DNA region GACGACACGGGACCCAGCGCGAATCGTCCGGCGCGATCCCGCCACCTGGGACGACGCAGTGGACGTGCGGGTGAAGCATCAAGGTCTCACCCCACGTATGCAGCACGGAGACGAAGCCGATCTCTGCCCCGAGGTACTTGGGATCGCGGGCCAGCTCGCGCATTGCCTCGGCTGAGGTCTTGAAAAGGATGGCGTAGACGGCCTTCCGATTCTGGAGTGCAAGCGATGCCAGAAGATGCGGGATCGTGAACACGACATGGAAATACTCGACCGGCAGCAGGTCGCGCTGCCGATCGGAGAGCCATCGACGACGAGCCGTGGCCTGACACTTCGGGCAGTGGCGGTTGCGGCAAGAGTTGTAGGCGATTTGCTGGTGGTCGCAGCGGTCGCACCGATCGATGTGCCCGCCGCACGCGGCGGTCCTGCACGTCGAGATGGCCGACAGGACCCGTCGCTCTGGTCCTGGGACGCGTCCGCCGCGACTGTCGAGGTAACCATCGACGTGGCTGCGGACGACATCGGCCACCTCCAAGCGGTGGCGCGTCATCATCTCGGCTCGAGATCAGGTTTGCGCGGAGTCGCTCATGTCGAGCGGGCTGCGCGTGCCGACGACCTCGCGCATCGATACCCGGGTGTAGGTCTGTGTCGTGGCAAGACTGCGGTGACCCAGCAAAACCTGGATTACACGCACGCTGGTCCCCGCATCCAGCAGATGCGTCGCGAACGCGTGACGCAGCGAATGCACGGTCAGCTTCGGGTGCAGGCCGGCACGTTGGCGTGCACGTTGACAGACGTACTGGATCGAACGCGTCGACAGAGGGCGATCGGGATCGCGCCCAGGGAACAACCATGTCCTGGGGCGGACAGCACGCCAGTACTCTCGTAACACCTCGTGGAGAGTTTCGGAGAGCGGGACGATGCGGTCTTTGCGCCCCTTGCCCTGGTGAACGTGGATGATCTTTCGCGTACCGTTGATGTCGTGAACTTTCAGGCTGACAGCCTCGGAGACCCGGAGGCCTGCGGCGTAGCACGTGGTCAGCACTGCTCGATGCTTTATATTTGGGATTGCGGCCAAGAATCTGAGCACTTCATCGCGGCCCGGCACGACGGGGAGTCGGCGCTCGACTTTCGGGTGAGGGATCTTTTGGACCAGCACCGGCTTGTCCAGCGTCACGTTATAGAAGAAGCGGAGTGCGGCGACGAACATCGCGTGCTTGCCGTACGCGACCTTCTCGTGAACGACGAGGTGAACCTGGAACTGCCGGATCTCCTCGGCCCCGAGCAGGGCGGGAGATCGCCGGAAGTGCTGAGCGAACAGC from bacterium includes:
- a CDS encoding tyrosine-type recombinase/integrase, whose product is LFAQHFRRSPALLGAEEIRQFQVHLVVHEKVAYGKHAMFVAALRFFYNVTLDKPVLVQKIPHPKVERRLPVVPGRDEVLRFLAAIPNIKHRAVLTTCYAAGLRVSEAVSLKVHDINGTRKIIHVHQGKGRKDRIVPLSETLHEVLREYWRAVRPRTWLFPGRDPDRPLSTRSIQYVCQRARQRAGLHPKLTVHSLRHAFATHLLDAGTSVRVIQVLLGHRSLATTQTYTRVSMREVVGTRSPLDMSDSAQT
- a CDS encoding transposase is translated as MMTRHRLEVADVVRSHVDGYLDSRGGRVPGPERRVLSAISTCRTAACGGHIDRCDRCDHQQIAYNSCRNRHCPKCQATARRRWLSDRQRDLLPVEYFHVVFTIPHLLASLALQNRKAVYAILFKTSAEAMRELARDPKYLGAEIGFVSVLHTWGETLMLHPHVHCVVPGGGIAPDDSRWVPCR